A genome region from Corynebacterium uberis includes the following:
- a CDS encoding aminotransferase yields MSLLELDADQRAECAAAARRAYEELKAKNLDLNLTRGKPSTEQLDLSRELLSLPGDDPVAADGTDVRNYGQGAGIIDIRSLWAEVLGIDVENLIAADSSSLNIMFDLISFVWLWGTPDSPQPWGREEKVRWICPVPGYDRHFTITEKFGIEMVPVPMLDDGPDMDAVRNLAQDPTVKGMWTVPVFGNPTGVSFSKAVTEELASMDTAAPDFRIVWDNAYAVHTLTDSFPEVYNVIELARQAGNPNRFWFMSSTSKITHAGSGVSFFASSKENLEWYQSIASVRGIGPNKVNQLAHARFFGSAQGVFDHMKRHAESLAPKFQRVQQILDDRLSEYDVAHWTKPDGGYFISLDVVDGTASRVVQLAKEAGIALTQAGSSFPLHEDPNDRNIRLAPSMPPLEELEVAMDGVATCVLVAALEKLGA; encoded by the coding sequence TTGTCTCTGCTGGAATTGGATGCTGATCAGCGCGCAGAATGCGCAGCTGCCGCCCGCCGTGCGTATGAGGAGCTCAAGGCCAAGAACCTGGATTTGAACCTCACGCGGGGTAAGCCGTCGACGGAGCAACTGGATTTGTCTCGTGAGCTGCTCAGCTTGCCGGGGGATGATCCGGTGGCCGCCGATGGCACGGATGTGCGCAATTACGGTCAGGGGGCCGGGATCATTGATATCCGCTCATTGTGGGCGGAGGTCCTGGGAATTGATGTTGAGAATCTTATTGCTGCGGATTCTTCCTCGCTGAATATCATGTTTGATCTCATCAGCTTCGTGTGGCTGTGGGGCACTCCGGATTCGCCGCAGCCGTGGGGGCGCGAGGAGAAGGTGCGGTGGATCTGCCCGGTCCCGGGCTATGATCGCCACTTCACCATCACCGAAAAGTTTGGCATTGAGATGGTGCCGGTGCCCATGCTTGACGATGGCCCGGATATGGATGCAGTGCGCAACCTCGCCCAGGATCCCACGGTCAAGGGCATGTGGACGGTGCCGGTGTTTGGCAATCCCACGGGCGTGAGCTTCAGCAAGGCGGTCACTGAGGAGCTGGCCAGCATGGATACGGCCGCGCCGGACTTCCGCATCGTGTGGGATAACGCCTACGCGGTGCACACGCTGACTGACTCTTTCCCCGAGGTCTACAACGTCATCGAATTGGCACGCCAGGCGGGCAACCCGAATCGTTTTTGGTTTATGTCCTCGACGTCCAAGATCACCCATGCGGGTTCGGGCGTGAGCTTTTTCGCCTCTTCAAAGGAGAACCTGGAGTGGTACCAATCCATCGCCTCAGTTCGCGGAATTGGGCCTAACAAGGTCAATCAGCTCGCGCATGCGCGTTTCTTTGGTTCGGCGCAGGGCGTGTTTGACCATATGAAACGCCACGCGGAGTCTTTGGCTCCGAAGTTCCAGCGGGTACAGCAGATCCTTGATGATCGACTTTCGGAATACGATGTAGCACACTGGACCAAACCGGATGGTGGTTATTTCATCTCCTTGGATGTGGTGGATGGCACGGCATCTCGGGTGGTGCAGTTGGCCAAGGAGGCTGGTATTGCGTTGACGCAGGCCGGTTCTTCTTTCCCGCTGCATGAAGATCCGAATGATCGCAACATCCGGTTGGCCCCCTCGATGCCTCCGCTGGAGGAGCTTGAGGTGGCTATGGACGGTGTGGCCACCTGCGTGTTGGTGGCTGCTTTGGAGAAATTGGGCGCCTGA
- a CDS encoding suppressor of fused domain protein yields MPAQLDVFPGGAFHVGVSQFDGQSIACTTDFARIDTGLQVDGAAELTDVRSELFVVAEADVFPAVMAVGTAADVLRQNAQVIPAEPGTMLPGLAAKAGLLTDQYGFATDVTVRHGLLVPPFMWGGPVPQFAEAAGDVHGEGVTPGAGRLTVMLQLILLTDAERAWVLDEGMAPLLAQVEAELLPVHDWRR; encoded by the coding sequence ATGCCAGCCCAGCTCGATGTGTTTCCGGGTGGGGCATTCCATGTGGGGGTGTCCCAGTTTGATGGCCAGTCCATTGCCTGTACCACGGACTTTGCGCGGATTGATACCGGTTTGCAGGTTGACGGCGCCGCAGAGCTGACTGATGTGCGCAGTGAGTTGTTTGTGGTGGCGGAGGCGGATGTCTTTCCTGCGGTGATGGCCGTGGGTACGGCCGCTGACGTACTGCGGCAGAATGCGCAGGTTATTCCCGCGGAGCCGGGGACGATGTTGCCGGGTTTGGCGGCCAAGGCGGGGTTGTTGACGGACCAGTATGGTTTTGCCACCGATGTGACGGTGCGCCACGGGTTGTTGGTGCCCCCGTTTATGTGGGGTGGCCCGGTGCCCCAGTTCGCGGAGGCTGCGGGCGATGTTCATGGTGAGGGTGTGACGCCGGGGGCGGGCCGCCTGACGGTGATGTTGCAGTTGATTTTGCTCACTGATGCGGAGCGGGCGTGGGTCCTGGATGAGGGGATGGCGCCGCTGTTGGCTCAGGTGGAGGCGGAGTTGCTTCCGGTGCACGACTGGCGTCGATAA